CAGTTCAACCCGCGTGAGTTTCGCGTGATCGCCGCGCAGCAGGTGATCGACCTGTTCCTCGACGAGGAGTCGCAGCATCTGGCGATGCTGATCGACTTCATCGGCAAGCCGGTGTCGCTGCAGGTGGAGTCGAATCTGAGCCAGGAGCAGTACGATATCGTGCTGATGTAACCTTCCGCCCATCCGCCGCCGGCATCGCCGCGCGGCGCCCCGATGCGGCGTCCGGGCCGTTCGCGCCTGCCGCGCCGGCGCCGGCCGCCGCCCTTTCATTGACCCTTTTCGCATTCACCACACACCATGAGCCAAGGCCACAACCGCCGCCAGCGCAAGAAACTCCACATCGGCGAATTCCAGGAACTCTCGTTCAACGCCACCGCGCATTACCGCAATGAAATGACCGACCTCGAGCGCGGCCAGTTGATCGATGCATTCATCGACTTCGTCGAAGCGAACGGGCTGCTGACCGTCGCGTCCGCGGACGAAGGCATCGGCGCGTACGTGATCTCCGGCGCGCCGCGCGGCACGACGACCGACGCCGACCGCGAACTCGTGCGCGGGTGGCTGGCCGCCCGTCCGGAACTGAAGGACGTCCAGGTCAGCGAATTCGCCGACGCGTGGTATCCGGACGCCTGATTTTCCGGTTTCAAGCTGTTTCAGACAGCAGCCGCGCCTGCGCCGCGTCCGCCGAATGGCCATGATTGCAGCAGGCGTTGCGGCGCGGTTGCCGCGGTCCGCGGGCCTCGGCTCGTTGAGCCAGGGGCCCCGTGGCAGCGGCGCCGGCGCCCGCATCGTCGTCGATCGGCCACCGCAGCCGGGCCTCCAACCCGCGTCCGATCCCTTCCTTTTCCCGACGGTCGGCCTGCAACAGGCCATCGAAGTCGGTCCTGAAAGCAAGACACGTTAAACTCTCACCTCGCGTGGTGCGCCGCCCGCACCCGCCATCCATCGCCAGCCGCGTGCCCTCGGGCCGCCCCCGACCCATGGAGTGAGTGTCAATGAGCGGCGGACTCCCGTTTCCCGCATCCCGCAAGTCGTTGCCGTCGTCGACGGTCTTCCTGATTCTCGCCGTCGCCGCGCTGCTGTCCGGCTGCGGGCTGCTGCCGGTGCAGAACCCGCCCGCGCCGATCAGCGAGGCGCTCGTCGAGCCTGTCGAGGAGACCGCCGGCGAGCCGCTGACGATGCCGCCGGTGCCCGCGCCGACGCAACCGGAGGAACCGGAAGCGCCGAAGAAGCCGCACCGCGAGGTGACGCGGCCGAAGCCCGTGCAGCGTCCCGAATCGCCGACCCCGCCGCCGCCTCCGCCCCCGCCGATCGTCGCGACGCGCTCGCTCGACCGCACCCAGATCCACGCGCTGCTCGACAGCGAGGTCGCGCGCCGCAACGGCAAGGTCGTCGGCCGCGCGGTCGACATGGTGGTCGACGCGAGCGGCAAGCCGCGCGAGATGATCGTCAACCTGCAAGGCTTCATGGGCATCGGCGACCGCAAGGTCATCTTCCCGTGGAACGTGTTCCGCTTCACGCCGGGCGGCAAACAGGAGCCGATCGTGCTCGACGTGCCGTCGGGCGACCTGCCGCCGGCCGCGCGGCCGAAGGCCGTGCCGCTGTCGGGCTCGGCCGCGGCGTCGCCGGCGACGCGACTGCCGATGCTCGACAGCGACGTCGAGCGCCCGAACGGCACGAAGATCGGCCGCATCGTCGACGTGCTGATCGACCGCGGCGCCCAGCCGCAGGCCGTCGTGCTCGACCTCGGCGGGCTCGTCAATACCGACCGCCGCTCGATCGCCGCGAGCTGGGGCGCGCTGCGCTTCGTCACGCGCGACAAGGCGCTGCACCCGCAGCTCGACCTGAACGACGCCCAGATCAAGGCCTCGCCGCCGTACGCGGCCGACAAGCCGATCGTCGCGGTCTTCCCGCCCGTTGCCCCGGCCGCACCGGCCTCGTCTGCGAGTGCTACCCGATGACGATCAAGCATTCCGTCAGCGGGCGCAGTCTCCGGGCCCTCGACTGGCTCAACTTTTTCGTTGCAAACGTTCAAACCGGGTTCGGTCCGTTCATCGCGTCCTACCTCGCGTCGCACAAGTGGACGCAGGGCGAGATCGGCATGGTGCTGTCGATCGGCACGATCAGCGCGATGGTCAGCCAGGTGCCGGGCGGCGCGGCCGTCGATGCGCTGAAGAACAAGAAAGGCGCGGCCGCCTGGGCGATCGCGGCCATCATCCTGTCCGCGGTCCTGCTCGCGTCCAGCCCGACGATCGTGCCGGTGATCGCCGCCGAGGTGTTCCACGGCTTTGCAAGCTGCATGCTGGTGCCGGCGATGGCCGCGATCTCGTTCTCGCTCGTCGGCCGCGCCGACCTCGGCGACCGGCTCGGCCGCAACGCGCGCTGGGCGTCGATCGGCAGTGCGGTCGCGGCGGGCCTGATGGGACTGACCGGCGAATACTTCTCCGCGCGCGCGGTGTTCTGGCTGACCGCCGTGCTGGCGCTGCCCGCGCTGTTCGCGCTCGCGATGATCCAGCCGACGCACCAGGTGATTCCGCAGTCGTCGAAGCCTGACGAGCTCGACGAAGCCGGCGAGCGCGAAACGCTGCTCGAACTGCTGCGCGACCGCCGGATGCTGATCTTCGCGGCCTGCGTCGTGCTGTTCCACCTGTCGAACGCCGCGATGCTGAACCTCGCGGCCGGCGAAGTCACGGCCGGGATGGGCGAGAACGTGCAGCTCGTGATCGCCGCGTGCATCATCGTGCCGCAGGCGATCGTCGCGATGCTGTCGCCGTGGGTCGGCCGCTCCGCGCAGCGCTGGGGACGCCGGCCGATCCTGCTGCTCGGCTTCTCCGCGCTGCCGGTTCGCGCACTGCTGTTCGCCGGCGTCAGCAGCCCATACCTGCTCGTGCCGGTGCAGATGCTCGACGGCATCAGCGCGGCCGTGTTCGGCGTGATGCTGCCGCTGATCGCGGCCGACGTCGCGGGCGGCAAGGGCCGCTACAACCTGTGTATCGGGCTGTTCGGGCTCGCGGCCGGGATCGGCGCGACGCTCAGCACGGCCGTGGCCGGCTACGTCGCCGACCACTTCGGCAACGCGGTCAGTTTCTTCGGGCTCGCGGCCGCCGGTGCGCTCGCGGTGCTGCTGGTCTGGCTCGTGATGCCGGAAACGCGCGTCGAGAACGGCGATGCGACGGCCGACGAACCGGCGGCCGCGTCGCCCGAACAGGCGCATTGACGGCAACGCGCCGCCCGCTACCCGCTTCTTGGCCGATGCACGATGGATACGATCAGGACACTCAACGAAGCCCGCCAGCAGATCCAGCAGTCGATCTTCGATCTGTTCAAGGGGTTGTCATTCAGCGAACGGCTCGCGCAAGGCGGCCTGATGGCGCTGCAGGCCGTCTGCGGCGCGTGCCTCGCGTATGCGATCGGCCGCGCGATGCATAGCGAGCAGGCCGTGTGGGCGGCGATCACCGCGATCGCCGTCACGCAGCACAACTACTCGGACACGATGTCGCTGTCGCGCGACCAGTTCATCGGCGCGATGGTCGGCGGCGTGCTCGGCTTCGCCGGCGCGGCGCTGGGCGGCGATCGCCTCGTCGCGTATGCGATCACGGTCGCGGTCGTGATCGTCTGCTGCTGGTGCCTGAACATCGGCAGCGCCGCGCGGCTCGGCGGCGTGACCGCGACGATCGTGCTGCTGTTTCCGGGCAACGGCCCGCTGTGGGACGTTCCGCTGATCCGGTTCGGCGAAGTGACGCTCGGCACGGTGTGCGCGCTCGGCGTGTGCTGGGTGATGTCGAGAATCGAGCGGCGCTGGTTCCGCCGCGCGGCGGCAAAGTGACGCGGCGCCGGGCAACGCGCCCGGCAGCCGGATGAACGATCGGAATGCGGCGTGCCGGTGACGGTCCGGG
This DNA window, taken from Burkholderia cenocepacia, encodes the following:
- a CDS encoding PRC-barrel domain-containing protein, translating into MSGGLPFPASRKSLPSSTVFLILAVAALLSGCGLLPVQNPPAPISEALVEPVEETAGEPLTMPPVPAPTQPEEPEAPKKPHREVTRPKPVQRPESPTPPPPPPPPIVATRSLDRTQIHALLDSEVARRNGKVVGRAVDMVVDASGKPREMIVNLQGFMGIGDRKVIFPWNVFRFTPGGKQEPIVLDVPSGDLPPAARPKAVPLSGSAAASPATRLPMLDSDVERPNGTKIGRIVDVLIDRGAQPQAVVLDLGGLVNTDRRSIAASWGALRFVTRDKALHPQLDLNDAQIKASPPYAADKPIVAVFPPVAPAAPASSASATR
- a CDS encoding YggL family protein; translated protein: MSQGHNRRQRKKLHIGEFQELSFNATAHYRNEMTDLERGQLIDAFIDFVEANGLLTVASADEGIGAYVISGAPRGTTTDADRELVRGWLAARPELKDVQVSEFADAWYPDA
- a CDS encoding MFS transporter, with amino-acid sequence MTIKHSVSGRSLRALDWLNFFVANVQTGFGPFIASYLASHKWTQGEIGMVLSIGTISAMVSQVPGGAAVDALKNKKGAAAWAIAAIILSAVLLASSPTIVPVIAAEVFHGFASCMLVPAMAAISFSLVGRADLGDRLGRNARWASIGSAVAAGLMGLTGEYFSARAVFWLTAVLALPALFALAMIQPTHQVIPQSSKPDELDEAGERETLLELLRDRRMLIFAACVVLFHLSNAAMLNLAAGEVTAGMGENVQLVIAACIIVPQAIVAMLSPWVGRSAQRWGRRPILLLGFSALPVRALLFAGVSSPYLLVPVQMLDGISAAVFGVMLPLIAADVAGGKGRYNLCIGLFGLAAGIGATLSTAVAGYVADHFGNAVSFFGLAAAGALAVLLVWLVMPETRVENGDATADEPAAASPEQAH
- a CDS encoding FUSC family protein produces the protein MDTIRTLNEARQQIQQSIFDLFKGLSFSERLAQGGLMALQAVCGACLAYAIGRAMHSEQAVWAAITAIAVTQHNYSDTMSLSRDQFIGAMVGGVLGFAGAALGGDRLVAYAITVAVVIVCCWCLNIGSAARLGGVTATIVLLFPGNGPLWDVPLIRFGEVTLGTVCALGVCWVMSRIERRWFRRAAAK